CTAATTTAGCTTTCTCAATTCGTGCTATCTCTGATTGTTTAGCTTGTTCTATTTTTGGTAATTGTAAACGCTTGTATGCTGTTGCTTTTTCAGCCGCTATACGCTTTTTCAAAACTTCTATCCAAGAGTTAACAACGTCACGGATAAAAGTAAATTCAACCTTATAACCACTCTGACTATAAATTTTTGTAGTTATATTCCATATTGTATTATCATGGTGGGATAGTAGATGATTTAAACCTTCCTCTGTAACTGGTATACTCTTATCTAAATGTTCATTAATAACTTTTTTCAGAATATTTAGCTCATATTCTTGATGATTTTTGTTCATAAAAATCTCAGTTAGCTAAGATTTTTCTCAGAAATTCTTTGGTGAATATAGTCCAAGAGTTCTCCAACACAAGAACTCCAAGGATGAGAAAATACTGGCTTACTATAAGATGAGAAATTCCAAATATTCCCAGGACTATAATGATAAGGTATTTCAATATCAAGTTCTTCTTCTAGTGCCTTTGCAAGTTCACAAGTATCATACTCATCTGCACCTAAATCATTAGATATGTGACTACTTAAAGTCACTCTATCCGACTCAACGCATAACTGATCAACTATTATCTTTCTCACCTTTTCAAAAAGTTCAGTTTTTTTCTTATCGCTAGCAGACACTTCTAATTGTCTAGTTAACTCCAAGTGGCGTTCAGCCTCAATTCGTGTCTGTTCTGCTTGTCTTTTAGCCTGAATTATTGG
This genomic interval from Nodularia sp. LEGE 06071 contains the following:
- a CDS encoding acyl carrier protein, with translation MNKNHQEYELNILKKVINEHLDKSIPVTEEGLNHLLSHHDNTIWNITTKIYSQSGYKVEFTFIRDVVNSWIEVLKKRIAAEKATAYKRLQLPKIEQAKQSEIARIEKAKLAELSRISISDLFLKVKPMISEAFRLELDKVTLITPIKNFKWSWSGEGNAEDLYFCELIMEIEEKFDIEIPDEDADRLSTVGELLEYIHQNLSNKYV